One part of the Streptomyces lydicus genome encodes these proteins:
- the map gene encoding type I methionyl aminopeptidase: protein MSGQSLLVPGKISPTRPVPASIRRPEYVGKDAPTPYTGPEVQDAETIEKMRIAGRIAAQAMAEAAKHIQPGVTTDELDRVAHEFMCDHGAYPSTLGYRGFPKSLCSSLNEVICHGIPDSTVLKDGDIVNLDVTAYIHGVHGDNNATYLCGEVDEESRLLVERTQEALNRAIKAVKPGRQINIIGRVIESYAKRFGYGVVRDFTGHGINSSFHSGLIVPHYDSPHHTTDIKPGMTFTIEPMLTLGTHEYDMWQDGWTVVTKDRKRTAQFEHTLVVTDTGAEILTLP, encoded by the coding sequence ATGTCTGGCCAGTCGCTTCTTGTCCCGGGGAAGATCTCCCCCACCCGCCCCGTCCCCGCCTCGATCCGGCGCCCCGAGTACGTCGGGAAGGACGCGCCCACGCCCTATACGGGGCCCGAGGTGCAGGACGCCGAAACGATCGAGAAGATGCGGATCGCCGGCCGGATCGCCGCGCAGGCGATGGCGGAGGCCGCCAAGCACATCCAGCCCGGGGTGACGACCGACGAACTGGACCGGGTCGCCCACGAGTTCATGTGCGACCACGGCGCCTACCCGTCCACGCTCGGCTACCGGGGCTTCCCCAAGTCGCTGTGCTCCTCGCTCAACGAGGTCATCTGCCACGGCATCCCGGACTCGACCGTCCTCAAGGACGGCGACATCGTGAACCTGGACGTGACCGCGTACATCCACGGCGTGCACGGCGACAACAACGCCACGTACCTGTGCGGCGAGGTGGACGAGGAGTCCCGGCTGCTGGTCGAGCGCACGCAGGAGGCGCTGAACCGCGCGATCAAGGCGGTCAAGCCGGGCCGGCAGATCAACATCATCGGCCGGGTGATCGAGTCCTACGCCAAGCGCTTCGGCTACGGCGTGGTCCGCGACTTCACCGGTCACGGCATCAACTCGTCCTTCCACTCCGGCCTGATCGTTCCGCACTACGACAGCCCGCACCACACCACCGACATCAAGCCCGGCATGACCTTCACCATCGAGCCGATGCTGACGCTGGGCACGCACGAGTACGACATGTGGCAGGACGGCTGGACGGTGGTCACCAAGGACCGCAAGCGGACCGCGCAGTTCGAGCACACGCTGGTGGTCACGGACACCGGGGCGGAGATCCTCACCCTCCCCTGA
- a CDS encoding MFS transporter: protein MWCAGALTVFGSFLTFVALPLQLKELTGSTLAVGALGAVELVPLIVFGLYGGALADAMDRRRLILWTEAALGAVSVVLLLNSLLPHPLVWPLYATAAVSSALTGLQRPALDAIVPRIVPHDQLAAAAALNALRRQIGAVAGPALAGGLLAYAGPTWAYAIDAATYGISALLTVRLAPQPAAHEAGKPSLRGIAEGARYAWSRKELLGTYAIDLTAMLFAFPLAVFPFLADDLHAPWALGLMYATLPAGSLVVSLTGGWTSRVHRQGRAIALAAAGWGLAITAAGLLHDVWLVLLCLTLAGACDMISGIFRSALWNQTIPDELRGRLAGIELLSYAAGPQLGQVRVGGMAALTGVRAAVSAGGLLCFAGVALLALGLPKLMAYDSRTDEHARRMRERRAAGSGRGDRDGSAPQDPGATPAVA from the coding sequence ATGTGGTGCGCGGGCGCGCTCACCGTCTTCGGCAGCTTCCTGACCTTCGTGGCGCTGCCGCTGCAACTCAAGGAGCTGACCGGCTCCACGCTCGCGGTCGGTGCGCTGGGCGCGGTGGAACTCGTCCCGCTGATCGTCTTCGGTCTGTACGGCGGTGCGCTGGCGGACGCCATGGACCGCCGCCGGCTGATCCTGTGGACGGAGGCCGCGCTCGGCGCCGTCTCCGTGGTGCTGCTCCTGAACAGCCTGCTGCCGCACCCCCTGGTGTGGCCGCTGTACGCGACCGCGGCGGTGTCCAGCGCGCTGACCGGTCTGCAGCGGCCGGCGCTGGACGCGATCGTGCCGCGGATCGTCCCGCACGACCAGCTCGCCGCGGCCGCCGCGCTCAACGCGCTGCGCCGGCAGATCGGGGCCGTGGCGGGCCCGGCGCTGGCCGGCGGCCTGCTCGCGTACGCCGGTCCGACCTGGGCGTACGCCATCGACGCGGCCACCTACGGGATCTCCGCGCTGCTCACGGTGCGGCTCGCGCCGCAGCCCGCCGCGCACGAGGCGGGCAAGCCGTCGCTGCGCGGGATCGCCGAGGGCGCGCGCTACGCGTGGAGCCGCAAGGAGCTGCTGGGCACGTACGCGATCGACCTCACCGCGATGCTGTTCGCCTTCCCCCTGGCGGTCTTCCCGTTCCTCGCCGACGACCTGCACGCGCCCTGGGCGCTGGGGCTGATGTACGCGACGCTGCCGGCCGGCTCCCTGGTGGTGAGCCTGACCGGCGGCTGGACGTCGCGGGTGCACCGGCAGGGCCGGGCGATCGCCCTGGCCGCCGCCGGGTGGGGGCTGGCGATCACCGCCGCCGGACTGCTGCACGACGTCTGGCTGGTGCTGCTGTGCCTGACGCTGGCCGGCGCCTGCGACATGATCAGCGGCATCTTCCGCTCGGCGCTGTGGAACCAGACCATCCCGGACGAGCTGCGCGGCCGGCTGGCCGGCATCGAGCTGCTGTCGTACGCGGCGGGCCCGCAGCTGGGCCAGGTCAGGGTCGGCGGCATGGCGGCGCTGACGGGTGTGCGGGCGGCGGTGTCGGCGGGCGGGCTGCTGTGCTTCGCGGGGGTGGCGCTGCTGGCGCTGGGCCTGCCGAAGCTGATGGCGTACGACTCCCGGACGGATGAGCACGCCCGGCGGATGCGGGAGCGGCGGGCCGCCGGGAGCGGGCGCGGGGACCGCGACGGCAGCGCGCCGCAGGATCCCGGCGCGACCCCGGCCGTCGCCTGA
- a CDS encoding dihydrodipicolinate synthase family protein: protein MALPTPLHGVIPPVCTPLGPRGEVDTDSLTRLVGHLLDGGVHGLFALGSTSEVAYLTDDQRATALETVVKAAGGRVPVLAGAIDTTTPRVLDHARTAADLGADALVSTAPFYTRTHPREIADHFRRLRSTVGLPLFAYDIPMAVHTALPPSLVAELAADGTLAGLKDSSGDEGGLRRLLVRLGGRTGRRTGPAPGFSVLTGSELTVDAALLAGADGVVPGLGNVDPAGYVRLYDAALAGDWERAAAEQERLVALFAITDAGPESEMGRSSSALGSFKAALHLLGVLARGTTAFPQRPLSEESVREVGRRLTAAGLPPVR, encoded by the coding sequence ATGGCACTGCCCACCCCCCTCCACGGCGTCATCCCACCGGTCTGCACCCCGCTCGGCCCGCGGGGCGAGGTCGACACCGATTCGCTGACCCGCCTGGTCGGCCACCTCCTCGACGGCGGCGTGCACGGCCTGTTCGCGCTCGGCTCCACCAGCGAGGTCGCCTACCTCACCGACGACCAGCGCGCCACCGCCCTGGAAACCGTCGTCAAGGCCGCCGGCGGCCGGGTCCCGGTGCTCGCCGGCGCCATCGACACCACCACCCCGCGCGTCCTCGACCACGCCCGCACCGCCGCCGACCTCGGCGCCGACGCCCTGGTCAGCACCGCGCCCTTCTACACCCGCACCCACCCCCGGGAGATCGCCGACCACTTCCGCCGGCTGCGGTCCACCGTCGGCCTCCCGCTCTTCGCCTACGACATCCCGATGGCCGTCCACACCGCGCTGCCGCCGTCCCTGGTGGCCGAACTGGCCGCGGACGGCACCCTCGCCGGACTCAAGGACAGCAGCGGCGACGAGGGCGGGCTGCGCCGGCTGCTCGTACGGCTCGGCGGCCGCACCGGCCGCCGCACCGGCCCCGCGCCCGGCTTCTCGGTCCTCACCGGCTCCGAACTGACCGTGGACGCGGCCCTGTTGGCGGGTGCCGACGGTGTCGTCCCGGGCCTCGGCAACGTCGACCCGGCCGGCTACGTGCGCCTCTACGACGCCGCACTGGCCGGCGACTGGGAGCGCGCGGCCGCCGAACAGGAGCGGCTGGTCGCACTCTTCGCGATCACCGACGCCGGCCCGGAGTCCGAGATGGGCCGCAGCTCCTCCGCGCTGGGGTCCTTCAAGGCCGCCCTGCACCTGCTCGGCGTGCTCGCCCGGGGCACCACCGCCTTCCCCCAGCGCCCGCTGAGCGAGGAGTCGGTCCGGGAGGTAGGACGTCGGCTCACCGCCGCGGGCCTGCCGCCGGTCCGCTGA
- a CDS encoding FadR/GntR family transcriptional regulator, with amino-acid sequence MARGTMSEDVQAQIKQLILQGGLVPGDPLPTEAELVGLLDVSRNSVREALKALQAMRIVEIRHGFGTYVGPLTLEPFVEGVAFRAAVRHHQGEPSLYELMEVREALEAGLIGAVARDLPAEDLTVLKGLVQRMAEEARGGMVQSATDRAFHLALYRSLGNHLLSEVLDAFWAALSRVREDLSDGRPDPEVTHRQHKEIVDALEAGDGDRAVEAIHRHFDGIRRRLAE; translated from the coding sequence ATGGCACGAGGGACGATGTCCGAGGACGTGCAGGCGCAGATCAAGCAGTTGATCCTGCAGGGCGGGCTGGTGCCGGGCGACCCGCTGCCCACCGAGGCCGAGCTGGTCGGCCTGCTCGACGTCAGCCGCAACTCGGTGCGCGAGGCGCTCAAGGCGCTGCAGGCCATGCGCATCGTCGAGATCCGGCACGGCTTCGGCACCTACGTCGGCCCGCTCACCCTGGAGCCGTTCGTCGAGGGCGTCGCCTTCCGCGCGGCGGTCCGCCACCACCAGGGCGAGCCGAGCCTGTACGAGCTGATGGAGGTCCGCGAGGCGCTGGAGGCCGGTCTGATCGGCGCGGTCGCCCGCGACCTGCCGGCCGAGGACCTCACCGTCCTCAAGGGCCTGGTGCAGCGGATGGCGGAGGAGGCGCGCGGCGGCATGGTGCAGAGCGCCACCGACCGGGCCTTCCACCTCGCGCTCTACCGCTCCCTGGGCAACCACCTCCTGAGCGAGGTGCTGGACGCGTTCTGGGCGGCGCTGAGCCGGGTGCGCGAGGACCTCTCCGACGGCCGTCCCGACCCCGAGGTGACCCACCGCCAGCACAAGGAGATCGTGGACGCGCTGGAGGCGGGCGACGGCGACCGCGCCGTGGAGGCGATACACCGGCACTTCGACGGCATCCGGCGCAGGCTGGCGGAGTAG
- a CDS encoding ABC transporter substrate-binding protein: MTSNPMHRRTVLGGAAALAAGFALAGCSDGGDGDGPAPEERKKGQKINLTFWSWVPGIDKPVDLWNRKNPEVQVKVEKVSAVNGEQYAKMHAAVKAGNPPDLGQIEFPVIPSFLLDNGLLDLAPLGAARHKDKFFGWQWQQSVFGKGIYAVPQASGPMGLFVRQDLFDKWGVQTPTTWDEYEAAAKTVRRNGAWIETFAPTNGNRFSGLAWQAGAKWYATHGDTWIVHIDDEPTRRVADYWESLVKQKLVKTIPDRQNAWYKDLQTGAITAWVGASWGDALLVGNAPGTKGRWRAAPLPQWKPGGKDFANWGGSTTAVFAKASYPKDALDFAVWLNTDPASIALLIDGGYGFPSAKKGYSTADLDVDKAFFGGQEYSKIFADAGAHVDTSWQWGPGVDTLYQRLGDAFTDALADGSSFRSALAKVQGQTLADLKGKGLKVESGG; the protein is encoded by the coding sequence ATGACCAGCAATCCGATGCACCGCAGAACGGTCCTGGGCGGGGCGGCCGCCCTCGCCGCCGGCTTCGCGCTCGCGGGCTGCAGCGACGGCGGGGACGGCGACGGCCCGGCGCCCGAGGAACGCAAGAAGGGCCAGAAGATCAACCTGACCTTCTGGTCCTGGGTGCCGGGCATCGACAAGCCCGTCGACCTGTGGAACCGCAAGAACCCGGAGGTGCAGGTCAAGGTCGAGAAGGTGTCGGCGGTCAACGGCGAGCAGTACGCGAAGATGCACGCCGCCGTGAAGGCCGGCAACCCGCCCGACCTCGGCCAGATCGAATTCCCGGTCATCCCCAGCTTCCTGCTCGACAACGGGCTGCTCGACCTCGCCCCGCTCGGTGCCGCCCGGCACAAGGACAAGTTCTTCGGCTGGCAGTGGCAGCAGTCCGTCTTCGGCAAGGGCATCTACGCCGTTCCGCAGGCGTCCGGGCCGATGGGCCTGTTCGTCCGGCAGGACCTCTTCGACAAGTGGGGGGTGCAGACCCCCACCACATGGGACGAGTACGAGGCCGCCGCCAAAACCGTCCGCAGGAACGGCGCCTGGATCGAGACCTTCGCGCCCACCAACGGCAACCGGTTCTCCGGCCTCGCCTGGCAGGCCGGCGCCAAGTGGTACGCCACTCACGGCGACACCTGGATCGTGCACATCGACGACGAACCCACCCGCAGGGTCGCCGACTACTGGGAATCCCTCGTCAAGCAGAAGCTCGTCAAGACCATCCCCGACCGCCAGAACGCCTGGTACAAGGACCTGCAGACCGGCGCCATCACGGCCTGGGTGGGCGCCAGTTGGGGCGACGCGCTGCTGGTCGGCAACGCGCCGGGCACCAAGGGCAGATGGCGGGCCGCGCCGCTGCCGCAGTGGAAGCCCGGCGGCAAGGACTTCGCCAACTGGGGCGGCTCGACCACCGCCGTCTTCGCCAAGGCGAGCTACCCCAAGGACGCCCTGGACTTCGCGGTCTGGCTCAACACCGACCCCGCGTCCATCGCCCTGCTCATCGACGGCGGCTACGGCTTCCCCAGCGCGAAGAAGGGCTACTCCACCGCCGACCTCGACGTCGACAAGGCGTTCTTCGGCGGTCAGGAGTACAGCAAGATCTTCGCGGACGCCGGGGCGCACGTCGACACCAGCTGGCAGTGGGGCCCCGGCGTCGACACCCTCTACCAGCGGCTCGGCGACGCCTTCACCGACGCGCTCGCCGACGGCAGTTCCTTCCGCTCCGCGCTCGCCAAGGTGCAGGGCCAGACCCTCGCCGACCTCAAGGGCAAGGGCCTGAAGGTGGAGAGCGGCGGGTGA
- a CDS encoding carbohydrate ABC transporter permease, whose protein sequence is MSRDTLSRAAPAAPGRPAPRRRPRRATRTEARNARAAACFVLPFLALFGLCFLAPIGYAVHQSLYRTERTGPLGLGGQEHEAFAGLANYAHALSDGQFLAGFGRVLLFGAVQIPLMLVLATTLALLLESASARGVTFFRSAFFLPYGVPGVIASILWGFLYVPGISPLVKIAGALGWDVDFLSRGSVLWAIANIVVWQFTGYNMLVLIAQLKAVPGELYEAARIDGANAWQVARHIKLPLIRPALVLTTVFSIIGTLQLFAEPMVLRPLASSIDSGFTPNLHAYSEAFVGNNPHVAAAEAVLLALVACGLSFGFLRLVGGRTKDRG, encoded by the coding sequence GTGAGCCGGGACACCCTGAGCCGCGCCGCGCCGGCCGCCCCCGGGCGGCCGGCCCCGCGCCGCCGCCCCCGCCGCGCGACCCGCACCGAGGCCCGCAACGCCCGGGCCGCGGCCTGCTTCGTGCTGCCCTTCCTCGCCCTCTTCGGCCTCTGCTTCCTCGCCCCGATCGGCTACGCCGTCCACCAGAGCCTCTACCGCACCGAACGCACCGGCCCGCTCGGCCTCGGCGGCCAGGAGCACGAGGCGTTCGCGGGCCTCGCCAACTACGCCCACGCGCTGTCCGACGGGCAGTTCCTGGCCGGCTTCGGCCGGGTGCTGCTCTTCGGCGCCGTGCAGATCCCGCTGATGCTCGTCCTCGCCACCACCCTCGCCCTGCTCCTGGAAAGCGCCAGTGCCCGCGGCGTCACCTTCTTCCGCAGCGCGTTCTTCCTGCCGTACGGCGTGCCCGGGGTGATCGCCTCGATCCTGTGGGGCTTCCTCTACGTACCCGGCATCAGCCCGCTGGTGAAGATCGCCGGCGCGCTCGGCTGGGACGTGGACTTCCTCTCCCGCGGCAGCGTGCTGTGGGCCATCGCCAACATCGTCGTCTGGCAGTTCACCGGCTACAACATGCTGGTGCTGATCGCCCAGCTCAAGGCCGTACCGGGCGAGCTGTACGAGGCGGCGCGGATCGACGGCGCGAACGCCTGGCAGGTCGCCCGGCACATCAAGCTCCCGCTGATCCGGCCGGCGCTCGTGCTGACCACCGTCTTCAGCATCATCGGCACCCTCCAGCTGTTCGCCGAGCCGATGGTGCTGCGGCCGCTCGCGTCCTCCATCGACTCCGGCTTCACCCCCAACCTGCACGCCTACAGCGAGGCGTTCGTCGGCAACAACCCGCACGTGGCGGCGGCCGAGGCGGTGCTGCTCGCCCTGGTGGCGTGCGGGCTGTCCTTCGGCTTCCTGCGGCTGGTCGGCGGCCGCACGAAGGACCGCGGATGA
- a CDS encoding carbohydrate ABC transporter permease, producing MSRPAARGGTPRRPARARTTLPPVRYRIITASLLTVAALYFLVPVYWLVVSTTKNSADLFGTFGFWFSAHPHPLDHLADVLTYDHGIYLRWFANSLLYAGIGAVCATLLSAAAGYALAKFPFRGREAVFNLVLAGVLIPGTALALPLYFLFSAMGLADTYWAVIVPSTVSPFGVYLCRIYAAAAVPDSLLEAARIDGAGEARIFAGLGLRLMTPALVTVFLFQFVHIWNNYFLPLVMLSDSDLYPIQLGLTSWTGYADRQPVLYQYTVGGAFLSVLPLMVLMTVLQRYWRTGLTEGSVKA from the coding sequence ATGAGCCGGCCGGCCGCCCGCGGCGGGACGCCCCGGCGCCCGGCCCGGGCGCGGACCACCCTGCCCCCGGTGCGCTACCGGATCATCACCGCGTCGCTGCTGACCGTCGCCGCGCTCTACTTCCTGGTGCCCGTCTACTGGCTGGTCGTCTCCACCACCAAGAACAGCGCCGACCTCTTCGGCACCTTCGGCTTCTGGTTCTCCGCCCACCCGCACCCCCTCGACCACCTCGCCGACGTCCTCACCTACGACCACGGGATCTACCTCCGCTGGTTCGCCAACTCCCTGCTGTACGCCGGGATCGGCGCGGTCTGCGCCACCCTGCTGTCCGCGGCGGCCGGCTACGCGCTGGCCAAGTTCCCCTTCCGCGGCCGGGAGGCGGTCTTCAACCTCGTACTCGCCGGGGTGCTGATCCCCGGGACCGCGCTCGCCCTCCCGCTCTACTTCCTCTTCAGCGCGATGGGCCTGGCCGACACGTACTGGGCGGTCATCGTCCCCAGCACGGTGAGCCCCTTCGGCGTCTACCTCTGCCGGATCTACGCGGCCGCCGCGGTGCCCGACTCGCTGCTGGAGGCGGCCCGGATCGACGGCGCGGGCGAGGCCCGGATCTTCGCCGGACTCGGCCTGCGGCTGATGACCCCCGCGCTGGTCACCGTCTTCCTGTTCCAGTTCGTGCACATCTGGAACAACTACTTCCTGCCGCTGGTGATGCTCTCGGACTCCGACCTCTATCCGATCCAGCTGGGCCTGACCTCGTGGACCGGCTACGCGGACCGTCAGCCGGTGCTCTACCAGTACACGGTGGGCGGCGCGTTCCTGTCCGTGCTGCCGCTGATGGTGCTGATGACCGTGCTCCAGCGCTACTGGCGTACCGGGCTGACGGAGGGCAGCGTCAAGGCATGA
- the npdG gene encoding NADPH-dependent F420 reductase, whose translation MTTPDDAQSPNAATRAKAALQRDPWDLPDVSGLVVGVLGGTGDQGRGLAYRLAKAGQKVIIGSRAAERARTAASELGLGVEGAENAECARRSDVVIVAVPWEGHAKTLQALREPLAGKLVIDCVNPLGFDKKGAYALKPEEGSAAEQAAALLPDSRVAAAFHHLSAVLLQDPAIEQIDTDVMVLGESRADTDVVQALAARIPGMRGVFAGRLRNAHQVESLVANLISVNRRYKAHAGLRVTDV comes from the coding sequence ATGACTACTCCTGACGATGCCCAGTCCCCGAACGCCGCGACCCGCGCCAAGGCCGCCCTGCAGCGCGACCCGTGGGACCTCCCGGACGTGTCCGGTCTCGTGGTCGGTGTCCTCGGCGGCACCGGTGACCAGGGCCGCGGCCTGGCCTACCGGCTCGCCAAGGCCGGCCAGAAGGTGATCATCGGTTCCCGCGCCGCCGAGCGTGCCCGGACCGCCGCCTCGGAGCTCGGCCTCGGCGTCGAGGGCGCCGAGAACGCCGAGTGCGCCCGCCGCAGCGACGTGGTGATCGTGGCCGTGCCCTGGGAAGGGCACGCCAAGACGCTCCAGGCGCTGCGCGAGCCGCTGGCCGGCAAGCTCGTCATCGACTGCGTCAACCCGCTCGGCTTCGACAAGAAGGGCGCCTACGCGCTGAAGCCGGAGGAGGGCAGCGCCGCCGAGCAGGCCGCCGCCCTGCTGCCCGACTCCCGGGTCGCCGCCGCCTTCCACCACCTGTCCGCGGTGCTGCTCCAGGACCCCGCGATCGAGCAGATCGACACCGATGTGATGGTGCTCGGCGAGTCCCGCGCCGACACCGATGTGGTGCAGGCCCTGGCCGCCCGCATCCCCGGCATGCGCGGCGTCTTCGCCGGCCGGCTGCGCAACGCCCACCAGGTCGAGTCGCTGGTCGCCAACCTGATCTCGGTCAACCGGCGGTACAAGGCGCATGCCGGGCTGCGGGTCACGGACGTCTGA
- a CDS encoding site-2 protease family protein, whose product MTTAIRRADRRVSPVFLALVAVLAVSGWAVWSGTLASNTGFAVFLFVVSGWVVSLCLHEYAHARTALHSGDISVEAKGYLTLNPLRYTHALLSIVLPVIFVILGGIGLPGGAVFIERGRIRGRWRHSLISAAGPLTNILFAAVCTAPFWLHGLEGVPTTFRFALAFLALLQVTAALLNFVPVPGLDGYGVIEPWLSPGLRRQVEPFAPFGLLAVFGLLWVPEVNQVFFDLVDVILRGLGVSRFDTYFGQEFFRFWQGEPQVPQVY is encoded by the coding sequence ATGACCACAGCAATCCGGCGCGCCGACCGCCGCGTCAGTCCGGTCTTCCTCGCGCTCGTCGCCGTCCTGGCGGTGTCGGGGTGGGCGGTGTGGAGCGGCACCCTCGCCTCGAACACCGGCTTCGCGGTGTTCCTGTTCGTGGTGTCCGGCTGGGTGGTCTCGTTGTGCCTGCACGAGTACGCGCACGCCCGCACCGCGCTGCACAGCGGTGACATCTCCGTCGAGGCCAAGGGCTACCTCACGCTGAACCCGCTCAGGTACACCCATGCGCTGCTGAGCATCGTGCTGCCGGTGATCTTCGTGATCCTGGGCGGTATCGGGCTGCCGGGCGGCGCGGTGTTCATCGAGCGCGGCCGGATCCGGGGGCGCTGGCGGCACAGTCTGATCTCGGCGGCCGGGCCGCTGACCAACATCCTCTTCGCCGCGGTGTGCACCGCCCCGTTCTGGCTGCACGGCCTGGAGGGCGTCCCGACGACGTTCCGCTTCGCGCTGGCGTTCCTGGCGCTGCTGCAGGTCACGGCCGCGCTGCTGAACTTCGTGCCGGTGCCCGGGCTCGACGGCTACGGCGTGATCGAGCCCTGGCTGTCCCCCGGGCTGCGCCGGCAGGTGGAGCCGTTCGCGCCGTTCGGACTGCTCGCGGTCTTCGGACTGCTGTGGGTGCCCGAGGTCAACCAGGTCTTCTTCGACCTGGTGGACGTCATCCTGCGCGGGCTGGGCGTGTCCCGCTTCGACACCTACTTCGGCCAGGAGTTCTTCCGCTTCTGGCAGGGCGAGCCGCAGGTGCCGCAGGTCTACTAG